In Pleuronectes platessa chromosome 4, fPlePla1.1, whole genome shotgun sequence, the following proteins share a genomic window:
- the LOC128438880 gene encoding rhodopsin-like: protein MLLFNLTPPVAGAVLRLSVDFNSPVDYLIFIFQILFATAAVLLAGPVVISILCTRALRLQNRFIFMLNTSICDTLVGLSVYYQGLFDVQEGYPSRNGTYNVLPTLLGVNIMTFLFAQFDRYFAVCHSFAYMRFVTRRVIISTNVYCWFHVYVLLLIQNFLPLSKAVQVYVFSIITLQFIVLTKVAMTIKLYFVARYQLERDPPSAERENNKESLRIIIFVVISFLVLWVPSFVNIVLRLIVGRGLVFRNEATNLFAIMARLNAVCTPAVYLWGSPALREATVRTVWGRVCPRCRRRVVPSPVKGTSNGRPTKIH from the exons ATGCTGCTCTTCAACCTCACACCCCCCGTGGCAGGAGCGGTGCTTCGTCTCTCTGTGGACTTTAACAGTCCTGTCGATTATCTCATCTTTATCTTTCAGATCTTATTCGCCACGGCCGCGGTTCTTTTAGCAGGGCCGGTGGTCATCAGCATTTTGTGCACCAGAGCGCTGCGGCTGCAGAACCGGTTCATTTTCATGCTGAACACCAGCATCTGTGACACGCTGGTGGGGCTGTCAGTGTACTACCAGGGTCTGTTTGATGTGCAGGAGGGCTACCCGTCCAGAAACGGGACTTATAATGTGTTACCAACTCTGCTCGGGGTGAACATTATGACCTTTTTATTCGCGCAGTTCGATCGATATTTTGCTGTGTGCCACTCATTCGCGTACATGCGCTTTGTCACCCGGAGGGTGATCATCTCCACGAACGTGTATTGCTGGTTCCATGTCTACGTGCTGCTGCTCATTCAAAATTTCCTGCCTCTCTCCAAAGCTGTGCAGGTTTATGTCTTCAGCATCATCACCTTGCAGTTCATCGTGCTCACCAAGGTGGCCATGACCATCAAACTGTACTTTGTAGCCAGGTACCAGCTGGAGAGAGACCCCCccagtgcagagagagaaaacaacaaggAGTCTCTGAGAATCATCATCTTTGTTGTCATCAGCTTCTTGGTGTTGTGGGTCCCCTCCTTTGTTAACATCGTGCTCAGACTGATAGTGGGGCGAGGGCTCGTGTTTAGGAACGAGGCCACCAATCTGTTCGCCATCATGGCCCGTCTGAACGCCGTGTGCACACCGGCCGTGTACCTGTGGGGGAGCCCGGCTCTGAGGGAGGCCACGGTGCGGACGGTGTGGGGCAGAGTGTGTCCTCGCTGTAGGAGGAG GGTTGTCCCCAGTCCTGTGAAGGGAACCAGTAACGGGAGGCCGACCAAGATTCACTGA
- the LOC128438926 gene encoding uncharacterized protein LOC128438926, whose translation MLLFNLTPPVAGAVLRLSVDFNSPVDYLIFIFQILFATAAVLLAGPVVISILCTRALRLQNRFIFMLNTSICDTLVGLSVYYQGLFDVQEGYPSRNGTYHVLPSLLGVNIMTFLFAQFDRYFAVCHSFGYTRFVTRRVIISTNVYCWFHVYVLLLIQNFLPLSKAVQMYVFGIISLQVIVVTKVAMTIKLYFVARYQLERDPPSAERENNKESLRIIIFVVISFLVLWCPSFVNIVLRLIVGRGLVFRNEATNLFAIMARLNAVCTPAVYLWGSPALREATVRTVWGRVCPRCRRR comes from the coding sequence ATGCTGCTCTTCAACCTCACACCCCCCGTGGCAGGAGCGGTGCTTCGTCTCTCTGTGGACTTTAACAGTCCTGTCGATTATCTCATCTTTATCTTTCAGATCTTATTCGCCACGGCTGCGGTTCTTTTAGCAGGGCCGGTGGTCATCAGCATTTTGTGCACCAGAGCGCTGCGGCTGCAGAACCGGTTCATTTTCATGCTGAACACCAGCATCTGTGACACGCTGGTGGGGCTGTCAGTGTACTACCAGGGTCTGTTTGATGTGCAGGAGGGCTACCCGTCCAGAAACGGGACTTATCACGTGTTACCTTCTCTGCTCGGCGTGAACATTATGACCTTTTTATTCGCGCAGTTCGATCGATATTTTGCTGTGTGCCACTCATTCGGGTACACGCGCTTTGTCACCCGGAGGGTGATCATCTCCACGAACGTGTATTGCTGGTTCCATGTCTACGTGCTGCTGCTCATTCAAAATTTCCTGCCTCTCTCCAAAGCTGTGCAGATGTACGTCTTTGGCATCATCAGTTTGCAGGTCATCGTGGTCACCAAGGTGGCCATGACCATCAAACTGTACTTTGTAGCCAGGTACCAGCTGGAGAGAGACCCCCccagtgcagagagagaaaacaacaaggAGTCTCTGAGAATCATCATCTTTGTTGTCATCAGCTTCTTGGTGTTGTGGTGCCCCTCCTTTGTTAACATCGTTCTCAGACTGATAGTGGGGCGAGGGCTCGTGTTTAGGAACGAGGCCACCAATCTGTTCGCCATCATGGCCCGTCTGAACGCCGTGTGCACACCGGCCGTGTACCTGTGGGGGAGCCCGGCTCTGAGGGAGGCCACGGTGCGGACGGTGTGGGGCAGAGTGTGTCCTCGCTGTAGGAGGAGGTAA
- the LOC128438903 gene encoding uncharacterized protein LOC128438903 yields MLLFNLTPPVAGAVLRLSVDFNSPVDYLIFIFQILFATAAVLLAGPVVISILCSRALRLQNRFIFMLNTSICDTLVGLSVYYQGLFDVQEGYPSRNGTYNVLTTLLGVNIMTFLFAQFDRYFAVCHSFAYMRFVTRRVIISTNVYCWFHVYVQLLIQNFLPLSKAVQMYVFSIISLQVIVLTKVAMTIKLYFVARYQLERDPPSAERENNKESLRIIIFVVISFLVLWVPSFVNIVLRLIVGRGLVFRNEATNPFAIMARLNAVCTPAVYLWGSPALREATVRTVWGRVCPRCRRR; encoded by the coding sequence ATGCTGCTCTTCAACCTCACACCCCCCGTGGCAGGAGCGGTGCTTCGTCTCTCTGTGGACTTTAACAGTCCTGTCGATTATCTCATCTTTATCTTTCAGATCTTATTCGCCACGGCCGCGGTTCTTTTAGCAGGGCCGGTGGTCATCAGCATTTTGTGCTCCAGAGCGCTGCGGCTGCAGAACCGGTTCATTTTCATGCTGAACACCAGCATCTGTGACACGCTGGTGGGGCTGTCAGTGTACTACCAGGGTCTGTTTGATGTGCAGGAGGGCTACCCGTCCAGAAACGGGACTTATAACGTGTTAACAACTCTGCTCGGGGTGAACATTATGACCTTTTTATTCGCGCAGTTCGATCGATATTTTGCTGTGTGCCACTCCTTCGCGTACATGCGCTTTGTCACCCGGAGGGTGATCATCTCCACGAACGTGTACTGCTGGTTCCATGTCTACGTGCAGCTGCTCATTCAAAATTTCCTGCCTCTCTCCAAAGCTGTGCAGATGTACGTCTTCAGCATCATCAGTTTGCAGGTCATCGTGCTCACCAAGGTGGCCATGACCATCAAACTGTACTTTGTAGCCAGGTACCAGCTGGAGAGAGACCCCCccagtgcagagagagaaaacaacaaggAGTCTCTGAGAATCATCATCTTTGTTGTCATCAGCTTCTTGGTGTTGTGGGTCCCCTCCTTTGTTAACATCGTTCTCAGACTGATAGTGGGGCGAGGGCTCGTGTTTAGGAACGAGGCCACCAATCCGTTCGCCATCATGGCCCGTCTGAACGCCGTGTGCACACCGGCCGTGTACCTGTGGGGGAGCCCGGCTCTGAGGGAGGCCACGGTGCGGACGGTGTGGGGCAGAGTGTGTCCTCGCTGTAGGAGGAGGTAA